The region aaagaggagagtgaaaaagttggcttaaagctcaacgttcagaaaactaagatcatggcacctggtcccatcacttcatgggaaatagatggggaaacagtggaaacagtgttagactttatttttttgggctccaaaatcactgcagatggtgactgtagccatgaaattaaaagatgctttctccttggaaggaaagttatgaccaacctagatagcatattcaaaagcagagacattactttgccaactaaggtccgtctagtcaaggctatggtttttccagtggtcatgtatggatatgagagttggaatgtgaaaaaagctgagtgccaaagaattgatgctttagaactgtggtgctggaggagactcttgagagtcccttggactgcaaggagatccaaccagtccattctaaaggcgatcagtcctgggtgttcattggaaggactgatgctaaagctgaaactccaatactggccacctcatgcgaagagttgactcattggaaaagactctgatgctgggagggattgggggcaggaggagaaggggacgaccaaggatgagatggctggatggcatcaccaactcgatggacatgagtttgagtgaactctgggagttggtgatggacaaggagccctggcatgctgccattcatggggtcgcaaagagctggacacgactgagcgactgaactgaattgaactgaagggcttccctgtagctcagacggtaaagaatctgtctgcaatgcaggagacctgggtttgatctctggctcaggaagatcccctggagaaaggaatggcaatccactccagtatccttgcctggagaatcccatgaacagaggaacctactACTTGGGGACATTTACTGTACTACTGATTATTTTTAGTCTTATTTAGCTATCTCAAATTCTTCTGGAAAGGGGCAGAGCATTGAAATattaattaatctttaaaatgtcATGCTTTGTTTTACCAGCTAAGACTTTAAGTTCCTTGGGATCAAGGACTATATCCCTTTTCACTGTAATATAAATAGTGTAGGCATATAATAAAAATCTCATAATCATCTGCTGATTtgctagaaaaaagaaaaatgcagtatCTTGATCTCAAGTAGTTTATAACGGAGAATAAAAGGATACTTTCTAcaaagaaagagagtgaaaacgctgcCAAAGTTCGAAGGCAAGACAAATAGATATTATTCATCAAGAAAGGGAACCAATGCTGTGTACATCAGGTGTTTTACATTGgatgtttcattttctccttacAAGAACCACCTGAGATAGGTATCCTTTCACAGAAGTGGAAACTGAGAGATAcaattaagtaacttgtccaagaccATAATGTTAGCAAGTAGAGAAGCAAGCCTGGATTAAGAATCAActctaggactttcctggtggttcagtggttaagaatccgatttccaatgcaggggacatgctgtggggcaactaagcctgtgctgtGCCACaacaggagctaagatcccacgtgtcttgaggccaaaaaacaaaaagaaaaaaaaccaagacataaaaaaacagaaacaatactgtaacaaattcaataaagactttaaaaatggtccgcgttaaaaaatttttttaaaaaatcaattccagtccttccaatatttcAAGAAATCCTAGACTTCCTACAGTAAATAACAACTAGAAAAAATCTTCACCATCCTCCACAGCCACCACATATCTGATTAACCAGGTTTATATCCCtataaatggcaaccctctccaggactcttgcctggagaattctaaggacagaggagcctggcagactagagatcgcaaagagtgagacaggacTGTGTGACTGACTTTCACTATTTTTCTTCATACTCCTATAAACTATACTCCATGCTGTTGAAGGGGGCCTGGTCTCTGCCCAGTTCTAGTCTTGGCTTTGCTATTACCTAGATGTGTGCTCCCAGGCAATTTACTTCTTTAGGCCTCAATTTTCCCACCTCTGAACTGGAGTTCCAGTGGAGTGGGGAATGGCTTCAGCTTTTCTAAGGTCCTTCTtttttagggctttttttttttttttttaaaggaagaaagttTTCCCAAAGGGAACCCACCATGCCCTGCCCTCACACTTCTAAGCCTCTGTCAGAGAATCATTTAGGCAGCCTTTCAAAGAGCTCTCCCTGCATTTGGTAACAAACTCTCAACAATGTACTGCTCACACAGAAGGGCAGTTCTTTGTAACTatctaaaaattttattatttacttggctgtaccaggtcttagttgtgggtgGCCCGCCCCATCTTTAGCTCCTGCAAGCaaactctcagttgtggcacgtgggatttagttccccgatcagatcgaacccaggctccctgcattgggagcacggagtcctcgccactgaaccaccagtgaagtccccttCCTAACTTTGAAAAATCTCACGTCCCTCTTTGACAACACAAAGTCTTGTCTCTCCCCGGTGACCCCCTAAATCAGAATTATTTTCTGCTTATACCCACAAGCCGCGAGGTTCAGTCCAGCTTTCCTTTACACAGGTGTAGTTTAATTCACAAAGTAAACAGCAGGGCTTCTTCCCTCCCAACGCCAAACACAAAGTTCAGTAAGTTGTCCGCTCAGACACACCTCCACTTTGACACTCCTTCCCCCCACTCCCCGCTCCGCTACGTCCAGGGGCGTTCCCGCAGGGTGAAAATCTCCGAAGTGGAGTTAACTGTCAGATCAGCGCTCACCCGCGTACGACCAGTCTGGGAGCTCCGTAAGGGGGCCGTAGCCGGAGGGGTTGGCAGCAAGGCCCTGCCTGGATGGAGAAAAACAGTTCGGTGAGGACTCAGGCCAACTTCTGGCCCCCCAGTTTCTTCCAGACGGGCACTCACCGGAGTCGCCACTGGCTGCCTGCCCGAGCCGCGGCGCCGCAGTGCAACCTCCGGACACCTGCTGGGAAAACggggcagagctgggagagaGGCCGCGCAGCCAGCCCAGGGATCCGCGGCCCGCCCTGGCAAACTCCGGAGCCCACCGACCTCACACCCACTTACTAGAGAGCAGCATACCCAAAGCAGCCATGCTGAGGCGCAGGAGCCGGAAGTGGGCGTGGCCTCGTTGGCCACGTGCGACGCTGCGCAGGAAGCAGGAAGTCGCCATCTTGAATCTAGTTTTCAAACACGGGCCCCGCCATCTTGGCTCATCGTACGGAAGAGACGGGCAAAACTGCTTCCAGGGTGTGTTGGGGGAGAGCGGTTGTTCTAAGTATGTGTTCTTAGTGTTGGGTACGACTTTGTCGAAGTCGCGTCCTCTCAAACGAAACCATTCTGAACTGTTTTCCCACAGCCTTTATCTCCTCGCTGCGGTCACTAATCCATTGAAATTTATTTCAGTTGAGTAACATCCACGTAACCTCTTTCTGTCTTGTAGCATCACTGTAACATGTTTTCCTCAGCCGGAGTGAAATCTACAGTGTAGGGTTTCAGTTTTCACTCATTTATCAAAGTTGAAGAGCTTACATGTGAAGAGCACTGTAGTCAGTGTGGAGAGCAAAGCAAAGGTCCCTATTCGGATACAGCGCCAAgtctagagaaagagagaggacagTAATCATACACATTCCAGTAATATTATAGCTGAGATGAGTACTGGGAAGGGAAGTAGGTGTTGCTTGTAAGCATATGAAAACTTGATCTGGAGTATAGTGTCAAAGAAGGCTTTCTAGAGGAAGCTGAATTGGCACTAAGCtctgattccatttttataaagCTACCACCGCACATTGTGTAATACCCATGCAAAAGCTTTGTGAGGCAGGTACTAGTAAGTGGCAAACCCAGATCCCGtggtttcttccctctttctttagtttaaatCACTTACAGACAcacttttattgtgctttgcaagtactgcatttcgtacaaactgaaggtttgtagCAACATTGCATAGAACATCTTATAACTGCCAGATTTTTCAAAGAGCGTTCATTCACTTCGTGCCTCTGTGTCATGTTTTGGTAATTCTTGAAGTATTTCAAGCTTTGGCATTACTGTTAAGGGAACTGTGACCAGTGATCTTTAATGTTACACTTGTAATGTGTTTTGACATTTTTTAGCACTTTTTcaattaaagtgttttttttttttttaaaagacataatgaTAGGGAGAGAgtgatggacggagaagcctggagtgctgtatgtagttcatggagttgcaacgagtcggacacgactgaacaataacaacaaacgcTAGTCACACTTAATAGACCATAATGTAGTGTAAATGTAATGTTACATGTCCTGGGAGACTGAGAAATTCATGTCATTCTCTTTATTGTGGTATTTCTTTTATTATGGTGGTCTGAACCTGAACtatcttgaggtatgcctgtacttACCCTGGGGAagtaatttatctttaatttcttcattgaCAAAAAAGCTGAATATATCAcatttatgaaaacatttttaaaatgataacgtAAGTGAAAGTGCTATAAAAATGGTGAAGCTTTTACAGAAGTGTCCATTACTCTTGTGCTAGGCTAGACACTTAAATACATGCTGACTGGGGAAACCTGAGGGAGTGGTGTAATGGTCTATCTGGAAGtttatcatttccttctgcaagacTGGGAAGTTTTTCCACAGGAGGTGGCTGTGAACTGCACTTTGAAAGAGGGGAAGGGTGGATCCTGGTTTAAGAAACAAAAGGCAGCTGTTTGGATAACAATAAGAATGGTATAGGGAGGGCTGAACTAGAAAAAAGGATGAGAATAAAATAACCTTGGCTATAAGCCAATGGATGGACCCAAAAACTTAGCAAGGGAAGTAAGAAAATAGAGTACCACTACCATTTTACATTTGTACACTTAATTTTCAGTTATCAAAACTTCTGTATAAATGATATAAGCActtctatttaaaatttcataataaaCCTATAAAGTAGAGaatacagatcaggaagcagtCACTATGGAGATTGCTTGTAATTTTCAGAGATCAGGAAACTGAACCAAAACGTGGCTGTGGATTTATTTTACAGTTGCAACAATGACGGAGTAACACCTTTCCCAAGCCACCCTCCATGTGTCTTTGGCTGGTTCTGAGAGGCAGCTGAGGCAGACAGCACTGAAATCCCATTACATAGTTTACAGTTGGAGAATCAAGTAGTAGAAACCAAGggctagaaaaataaagttggtgTTAACATTCAAGATTCATAGGAAAGCAGGCTGGTACTACCATCAACACTATATAAAGAAGTTAAACCAGCCTAACTCATACACTATGGGTATAAAATCATAGAAAAGGTCACATGCATTAAGGTGAACTGATAATGTAGATGataatttctccaaagacatacggatagctaataaacacatgaagagatgctcaccatcactcactagagaaatgcaaatcaaaactacaatgataaaTCATCTCACACTAGACAGAATTGCCAtaatcaaaaaatccacaaacaataagtCCTGGAGagtgtgtgaagaaaagggaaccctcctgcactgctgatgggaatataaattaatatagtcactatggaagacagtatggaagtgccttaaaaaactaggagtaaaaccaccatacgacccagcaataccacttctaggtacgtaccctgaagaaaccaaaactgaaaaagacacatgtaccccaatgttcgttgctgcactatttacaacagctaagacatggaaacaacctagatgtccttcgacagatgaatggataaagaagttgtggtacatatacacaatggaatatcactcagccattaaaaggagcacatttgagtcaggtctaatgaggtggatgaacctagaacctattatacagagtgaagtaggtcagaaagagaaaaatatcatatattaacacatatatatgacttCTAGatggatggtactgatgaaatgtCTCAGAGCAGCaacggagacacagacatagagaacagacttatggacaagggtGGGGGAAAAGAGGGAGAAGGTGAGATGAATAGAGTAGTATGGAAGAATATACACTAACAGGTGTAACTAgaaagccagtgggaatttgttgtatggctcagggaactcagactggggctctgtaacaacctagaggggtgggaatgggcaggaggtgggagagagattcAAGAGCGAGGGgggcatatgtacacctatggttaattcatgttaatgtatgacataaatcaaattgtAAAGAAATCACCAGAgataaataaatgttagaaaaaaatgtaGACAGTATGAACTCCACATGCAAAAGTGAACACATGTACTAGTTTAATAGCTGAGGGAGTCGAGGAGCCAGGGCAGGAGGATTTCAGGGCAGGATGGGAAGCTAAATCTGAAAAACTGGGGAATGTGGGAGGGGAAAGGTCTTTGGAAGGAAGATAAGTTCAGCCTTTGACGTGGTTAGAGTGATGTGGCAGGGGGATAATCTGTGGGTTGTAAATAGCAGGAAATAGGTGTTAggattttgagagagagagaaagagaactctAGGTGCTGACAGCTAACATCAGCAGCATTCTCAGGGACCTTATGGAACACtgttgcgggggtgggggaggggtttggcacttggacagcactcctcagTGACTTCAACCAGGCTCTAAGCCACAGGAAAGCGGCTTCATCATCCCCTAACTCAAAGTCTTTCAACCTCTGGACTTCATCTGACAAAAGCTGGAGGTAACAATGGTGAGAAATATCAGGAATTTGAGCTTCATGTCTTTCCCCTTAAAGTCCTTTGCCTCTCAAGGCCGTCACACCATGGCCTGTATTTGGCATTAACATTTTGTTTAACCACTGATGTTTTTATCGAACACGTTTATTCGTTTATTCAAATATCGTTCTGTCAGGTCTGTATACAGTAATTTCTGTACAAGTGCACTGAGAATTTTGGTTCTTTTTAAACTGTTGTGATGAATAATGATGACTTTGGAGAAAAAACATAAGTAAGGCTGACTCTGGGTGGCTAATTCCACCTCATTTTGCAACCTCTTCCCCTTTCAGCATTCGGTGACTAAATTCTAAGACTGAAGAAGAGCGAACTATTTAGGAAGTTTCTTGTTTCACACTCCTTCTTAGGACAGCTCAAGAAAGATCTAAATCACTGTCACTCTCTACAAGAACTGTGGGAACTGACGGTCATAAACCACCCACTCACACAAGACGTAGCTCTGCATATTATTTCCTTATTGCTTATTTGATTTATTGTaacatattccttttcttttgccaTGGCTGTTAACTCCTTGCTCATTCAGTATAGGCTAAATTGTGTGTTGAAGCCCCAGCTTCAACATGGGTAAATTATAACCTCAGGGctacacttttttttccttacctTGTCCCTGGGAAGTCTCTTAAACTATGTGCTTTTCCATCAGACAGGTCTTGAAGGTGGGTGGTTCGCTATGAATCTCGGCAGCGAATCTTTGGCTTTAAAATATGCCAAAGCTGGACTGTCCATAAGGTATACAAAAGGAAATTGTATTATTTACAAGTCATCTTTTAGTTTTAATACGTGGTGAAACATTTCTAGATTCCTTTCCTTGAATTAGCCCAGCAACTCCCTCTTTTATTGGGTCCAAGAAAGGTGCGGTGGGGACTCCAGCCTCTGCTCGGACATCTTTGGTTACGTGCTGCCTCCTGGCGGCGGCTCTACGGCCTGACACCTTCCAGCCGGGTGGAGACCACTTGCTTTAATTTGGGATCTCGAAGCTGACGCAACAGCTTCCCCGAGGGGGCGGAGAGTTGAGTCGCCCTTCCGGGAGACCCCCTCCCCTGGCTCCTAGGGGGAacgtctccctcccctcccccacgggGCTTTGCGGTCCAGAGTCCCTCCGGACTTTCAGCCGAGAACGCCTCGGGGCTGGAGGCAGGGTTGCCAGGGTTTGGGGCCCTCGCCCAGACCCTCCTCGGGCCCAAGAGCTCGAGCTGgattgggagggagggaagaggaagctGAACGCTCGTGGGGCGGAGGACGCCTCTAAGGGTATCCGCGGTCATTTTCATTTCCCAAGGGCAGCGCAGCTCTGGCTGAGCGAGGACAGGGCAGGGGAGCGGGTTGCGAGGCCTCTCGGTTCCCAACCTTTGCGATCTTCGACTACACCCACCAcaatccctcccaccccaccccccacaatccctcccaccccaccccccactccccatcccccCCATCCTCTTCTAGCGCCTCCTGCAgcccggggaggggcgggggctgcTTGGCCAGGTGGAGGGAACCAAGGGGTCCAGGTGAGGTGAGGCCCTGGTGCCCCAGCGCAGAGCCCGCCTCGGCCTCCGCAGCCAGATCTGGGCATCGGGTGCTAACCGAGCTCTCCAGAGGGCTGTGGGGACGGGCGGTGGCTGGGTCGGGGTTGGGAAGGCGAGACCTTGGGGCTGCAGACACGGAACCGTGGGCCGAAAGAGGGAAGTAACGGGCAACGACGGGGACGACGTCAAGGGGCGGGGCCGGCGAGCGAGGCTGGGGGCAGAGTGGGAGACCCGGGCAAAGGTGAGCGCGGCGCGCCGGCCCGGCGGGGGCggagcgggggagggggaggggcgcggggcgcggcgggggcggGTCTGGGGAAAGAGTTCCCGCTGAAGGGTTTGTGGTTCCACTCTGCTGGAACCCACCTGCATCTGCGTGAACCTGAGCACTCGCCTCACTCCGCCTTCGTCCCCTCTGCCCTTTCACCGCTTCGCTGACGTCGCGCCTTGTTCTCGCCGCGCCCAGACCCGCCACCTGAGCTGGGTGTGGGACAGCAGCACAGAGCTTCCGATCGATCGGGAAGGCGCGTTAATGaggtgctttttgtttttgttttcccattGATGAAACAGAAAGTCCCTTTCAAATCATTCTAGGCCTTCCAGTAAAACTGAGAAAACTAtactttttccttcccttcaacCCATTACTATCAAAAAGAGTAGATACCTTTCAAAGTTGCTTGGGAGCCAGGCCAGCAGCAGCATAGAAGGGCCTGAAGAGCAAGTGCAAGACATTCCCGGAGCTCAACTTGGAAACCAGTCTAGGAAGAAAGGCATTATTCATCCAGTTATTCTTCCAGCAAACCCTTCTTTGACTGTCCACAGGGACCCTGCGCTGGGGGTACCGGTGAATGAAGAAGCTCTGGTGGGGCTGCGTGCTAGTGGGGGAAGTGACAACAGACAAACCCCAGGTGGTAGCCAGTGCCTTTGAAGAAAAGTCAGGCATGGTGAAGGGGATGGAGATTGGCTGAAGGAAGAAGTTACCCCTTCTGAGACTCCTCAGGGAAGGTCTCTTGAGAGTGGTGTTTAAGCACAGACCTGAATGGAATGAGTGAGAGAAGGAGCAATATCATGGGGAAGAATGTTCCAGGCCAAGGGAACAGCAAATGCAGACGCCTTGAGATGTCAGGGCTTGTGTAGCAACAGCAAGGGGGGGTCAGCGTGGCTGGAGTGAGGGGTAGTGGAGGTAGGGGCCAGTGCCAACAGGGGCAGCCTTAGGACTGTCTTCCTAGGATTTCCCTCATTTACAACTTGGACCTGAGTCCAGGGTGGGATTAAGGGGCAGGCCAGCTGGGCAAGCAGGCTGGGTCTAAAAGGGCACTAAATTATCCTGGAGTAATTCAGACTTTTGGAGCCAATGAGCTCTGATTTCTGTCTGTTGGTGCACTGTAAGTTGGCTCCCTTCCACTGACAGAATCCTTGACGACTGCTTACCTAGACCACCTGTCTCTAGACTAATTGTGCAACATGCAGGCACAGGTGTTAATACAAGCTGCCTAAAGGCAGTGACCACAGCTGGAATTCGGAAAATGCTGCACCTCGCTGTGAAGTGCCACTCCCTGAGACTTGTGCTATTGTCTACATTCAGAATCATTTGATATGCCCACCAAGAAACTGCCTGCTTCAGAAAACTGCATGTAATGAATTCATGCCTTAAACTCTACTCTTGAAAGAATGAGACTTCCAATTTTTATTCCGTCGGTATTCCCCCACTTCTGCTAAGCAaacattcaacagatatttaaatAATCTTGGTTTGAGGGGGTGCCAACTCATTAGATTGCCCAGGGTGCCAGGGCTTGCTCTGGTCCACTTGCCTGGCTCTTACCTGGGTTGCCACGCATCACCTGAACCGGTTGGGGACCTGAGGTGTGAATAAATTTGCTTAGTGTTTGGGTACGCATGTGGCCGTGCCCCCTACAACTGGCCTTCCTTGGCACCTGTTGCCTTATATAGGGATTGAAGTGGCTGAGGCTTTTGAGATGGGAGCACAGAGTTCTAATGCCCTAACCGTGGATCTTGTGCCCTGCACAGGAGCACGGATAGTATGTGAGTGGGAGTTGAGCAGGGAATGGAATGAGGGGCTACGGGAAAAGGGcatcaaggggcttcccttgtggctcagtggtaaagaatccacctgcagtgcaggagacacaggagacatgggtttgattcctggactgggaacatcctctggaggagggcatggcaaccctctccagtattcttgcttggagaatccaatagacagaggagcctggtggactacagtccacggggtcacaaagagtctgaagccactgagcatgcacgcatgcaaagGGCATCAAGAGAGTACCCTAGGTCACTGGGAGAACTTAAGAACTGAGTAAATGTAGGACAACCAGGTACTTCAGGGACCGAGGCAGGTGGGGGGAGGGACTGAGGCTCTGAGTGGAAAAGGTGCCTGGAGGCAGGCAGCCGTTGCGGTCCTCAGGGTCTGAACAGGCAGTCCCAGCTTCAACTCTTTCCCTGGCTCCTCCCCACTGCCGGCCAGAGTCACACATGTGTTTTCCTGTTTTCCGTTTCGGTCCCCGGAGtcaccctctgccttttctgctcCTCAGAGTCAACAGTTACTGGAGCTTGAGCCTTACCCCTTGTTCCCTTTCCCAGCACTGGCCCCTCTTCCAGAGTGCTGGTAGCTCCTCCTTGCACTTGCCCAAAGGTCTCAGACAGGTAAGTGATGGGCTGGGAGGGACAATGGGCAAGAGGGAAGGTGCATACCAGAGGAGAATGGAGTGAGTCCTGAAAATTGCTTGTTTCCTAGCCTCAGCCCTCCCCAGTCTCAGCCCTCTGCCCTGAGACTTCAGCCCTATGTTAGTGGAAGCCATGGTCATTGAAGTAAATACTTTCTTGCTTGTtgcacttttttttgttttttaagggacTATTGTagtgaaatacagaaaaacaaatggagaactggggagggaggagctgaGCTTCCAGCTTGGGGAGATGGGGGGAATTCAGCTGTAGCAGAGtgtgtctgttttctgtttctattgtttgGGGAGCCAGCCCAGTCCGGCTGGAGCTAGGATGGCAGGAGAGAAAGTACCTGGGGGCGAAAGTACCTTCTCACCTTAGAGAGAAAGTATCTGGGGGAGAAAGTACCTTCTCACCTTAACAACCTGAGCTTGACTGAAGAACTGTATGCTGGTTCCTGGAGGAAGTGTGTTTCGGTTTTGCCATTCACGGGAGGCGTCAGGGCAAGGGGCTTCACTGGCTGCTGTGCCTGGCACTGCCTGCTTTGAACCCTGCTTCTTGTGTTCCCTGAACCCCTGAATCTGAAACTTCTTCTGTTGGATGAATGTGTTGTCCTGGAATCTCCACTAGGTCCTCAGAGATGCATGCACCTCAGGAATACTGGTTATCTCCTGAGGTTCTAGACCCTGCAAGATTCTCTTGAAAAGCCTGGGGTAAGAACAGTTCAGGGCAGGTCATGCTGGTCCCAGGGTGCCTGAATGGTTGGAGGCATTACCCTGAGAGCTGGGGTCTTAGGAAGGAATGTGAACCACCAAGGATGTGCCTTCCTGCCCACAGAGCTGGTGCTGGGCAGTAGTTGAGAAAAGATGGGGCATCTTTTCTCTTAAGTCAGCCTCCTCTGTGGAGTTTGAGCAGGTTTATTGAAGAGTAGGCTAAGAAGAGGATTCTCCTCTTATAGATATAGCATTTCCTGGTGAGACCACTAGGGTGTGCTGTTTGCTGGAATGTGAGTTTCACCCCCAGTGGGTGAT is a window of Ovis canadensis isolate MfBH-ARS-UI-01 breed Bighorn chromosome 7, ARS-UI_OviCan_v2, whole genome shotgun sequence DNA encoding:
- the MRPL52 gene encoding large ribosomal subunit protein mL52 isoform X2, whose amino-acid sequence is MATSCFLRSVARGQRGHAHFRLLRLSMAALGMLLSSVRRLHCGAAARAGSQWRLRQGLAANPSGYGPLTELPDWSYADGRPAPPMKGQLRRKAQREKFARRVVLLSQEMDAGLQAWQLRQQEKLQEEKRKQQNALKPKGALLQNPGPSQ
- the MRPL52 gene encoding large ribosomal subunit protein mL52 isoform X1 is translated as MATSCFLRSVARGQRGHAHFRLLRLSMAALGMLLSTGVRRLHCGAAARAGSQWRLRQGLAANPSGYGPLTELPDWSYADGRPAPPMKGQLRRKAQREKFARRVVLLSQEMDAGLQAWQLRQQEKLQEEKRKQQNALKPKGALLQNPGPSQ
- the MRPL52 gene encoding large ribosomal subunit protein mL52 isoform X3 yields the protein MATSCFLRSVARGQRGHAHFRLLRLSMAALAGVRRLHCGAAARAGSQWRLRQGLAANPSGYGPLTELPDWSYADGRPAPPMKGQLRRKAQREKFARRVVLLSQEMDAGLQAWQLRQQEKLQEEKRKQQNALKPKGALLQNPGPSQ
- the MRPL52 gene encoding large ribosomal subunit protein mL52 isoform X4, with translation MATSCFLRSVARGQRGHAHFRLLRLSMAALGVRRLHCGAAARAGSQWRLRQGLAANPSGYGPLTELPDWSYADGRPAPPMKGQLRRKAQREKFARRVVLLSQEMDAGLQAWQLRQQEKLQEEKRKQQNALKPKGALLQNPGPSQ